A region of the Candidatus Binatia bacterium genome:
CGGGTGGTTCTCGGCATCGGCACCGGCTTCACGGGCCGCAACACGATGGGGCTGCCTCCGGTGCCGGTCGCCCGCATGGTCGACTATGTGCGCCAGGTGAGGGGGCTGCTGGCCGGCGAGGATGTGCTTTTTCGCGAAGGAAAAGCCGAGCGCTGGATCCGCCTGCTGACTCGCAACCGGGCCGTCGGATGCGTCAACCTCGACGACCCGATCCCGATCCACATCGCGGCCAACGCGCCGAAGGCCCTGGCGGCAGTCGGCGAGGCCGGCGACGGATGGATCACGGTCGCGCAGACTCCCGAAGGGGTGCGCGCGGGCATGACGGCTGCGACGGATGCCGCCGCCGCCTGCGGGCGCCGCTTTCCCGGCCACGCCCTCAGGCCCGAGACGACGATGCTGACCACCGGCTGCATCCTGCGCCCAGGCGAGAGCGTCGCCGGCGACCGGATCGTGCGCCGGGTCGGTCCGGTGACGGTCGTCGGCGTGCATGCGATGTGGGAAGCGTGGCGCGGCGGCCACGGCTTCGGGCTCGACAACGAAACTCTCGCCCGGGCGTTCGACGACTACATCGAGGGCTACGCCGCGGCGCACCACTCCGGCGCCGACCGCCGCTATCTCGACGTGCATGAGGGCCACATGATGTACCTGAAGGAAGGCGAGCAGGCGTTCGTGATTCCCGAGATGATCCCGATGCTGTCGCTGACCGGTACAGCTGCCGAAGTGCTCGAGCGTTGCCGCATCCTTGCCTCGGCAGGAATCGACAATCTCGCCTTGCAGGCCGTTCCCGGAATGGGTCGCGAGCTGATCGAGGAGTTCGGCCGCGAGGTGATCGCGAAACTGTAGCGTGCCGCGCTGCATCGCAGTGCATGCGGTGCGCATTGGAGATCACGCGGCGCGGCATGGCGGTTCACGCGACGCGCATTCTAGTTCACGCGACGCACATTGCAGCTCACGCGCAGTGCGTCGCACGACCCGCGACGCGCTGCGCGATTTCGCGCAAAAGAAAAGGGCCGTGCCCTTGCGGACACGGCCCTTCGTCTTTGTCGTGGAACCGTTTGGTCCCGTGCTTGGCCTAGTAGCGCCGGCCCCCTCCGCCGCCGCCGCCGCCATAGCCGCCGCCGCGGTTGCCGCCGCCGCCGAAGCCGCCGCCGCCGCCGCCGCCGCCGCGAGGACGATCCTCGCGAGGCTTGGCCTCGTTGACGGTCAGCGCGCGACCTTCGTGCTCGCGACCATTGAGCGCCTCGATCGCAGCGGCCGCTTCCGACTCATTGCCCATCTCGACGAAACCGAATCCCTTGCTACGGCCGGTGTCGCGGTCCGAGATCACCTGTGCGCTCTGCACGTTACCGAACTGATTGAACAGTTCCTCCAGGCTCGAACTGTCCACTCCAAAGTTCAGGTTCCCGACATACAACTTCTTACCCATGACTCAACTCTCCTTACCGGACTGCGGAATCCCTCCGCGTTCCACTTGCTTGCTCGTTCGTACGCGAATCGCAGATCCGATTCGCGCAGGTGGTGTTGTACGACTGAATGGAGGATGCGGCACTTGCGGGTGGCGTACCTGACTCGTTCGACTAACCGACCGCCGGACATCCTACTCGACCGCACGGCAAGGTACAGGGGTCGGCAGGGTTCCCCCGCAGTTCCCTGGCGGGGCCGCAAGGCCGGGGCCTTCGGATCTCCGCCGCACGAGGCCTGAGACCCGGGGCGCCGTCGAAGCGCCGGTCGCGAATTCTAAGGAGAATTTCGCTGAAGGTGGTGAAATCCGTCACCGCTGGCCCGGTCCCGTTCGGCGACGTGGCTCGAGGCCGAGGGCGGATACGGGGCCGCAGAAATTTTGCGGGGCCTGCCGCGGGGCCGCTACCGGGCAGCGGAGGCGCGGCAACGACGCTGCATGCCGGGATCGCGCCCGGCCGGCGACTACTTGCCCGGAATGCCGAGCAGGCCTCGCGACAGCAGGTCGATCAGCGGGAAGTAGAACATCAGCGCCAGGAAGAACAGGCCGCCGAAGATGCAGAAGAAGATCAGGTTCTCGCTGCCCCGCGCGTGCATGAAGATCGCGACGACGAGCGCCGCCTTCGTGAATGCGATCGAGATCGCGATCACATTGTTGAGGGCGCCCATGTTGACGAATGCGGCCGCGACCGTCAGCGCGGTGAATACCATCAGCGCGCCGAAGACGAGCAGGTAGGAGCGGACCGTGGCAGCGGGATCGTAAGCGTGCGACGACATGTTGGGTTCTCCGGTCAGTGCAGTCCGATCAGGTAGAGCAGCGGGAACAGGAAGATCCAGACCAGGTCGACGAAGTGCCAGTACAGGCCCATGACCTCCACCGGCGTGTACCAGCTCGACGTATACGCACCGCGCAGCGCCTGGATCGAGATGTAGATCATGATGCCCATGCCGATGATCATGTGCGTGGCGTGGAGGCCGGTCATCGCGAAGTACAGCGAGAAGAAGATCCTCTGCCGCGGCGCATCGGGTGCCTGGAAGAACCAGTTGGCAGGGAACAGGCCCTCGACCCACTTGTGGTGGTACTCGTAGCCCTTGACGCCGAGGAAGATGCTGCCGAGGATCATCGTCAACGCGATCCAGAACACGATGCTCTTGCTCTTGTTCATGCGCGCGGAGTGCACCGCCAGCGCCATCGTCAGCGAGCTGCCGATGAGGACCACGGTGTTGAAGCAGCCGAGCGTGATGTTCAGGTGCTCGCTCGCGTGGGCGAACGCGTCCGCGTACTGGATCCGGTACATCAGGTACGCAGTGAACAGGCCGCCGAAGAACATGATCTCGGTGACCAGGAACACCCACATTCCGAAGGTGGCGGTCTCGTACTGCTGCGCAGGCGTCGCGAAGTGAGGCTGCAGCCGGTTGACGGCCCCGGTAGAGACGCCGTCAGACATGTGCGACCTCCGCGGGCGCATGCCCGGTGTGCGCTCCGAGCGCCTCGGCCATCTCGGGGTAATCGTAGGGATCGCTCGTGATGATCGGCGTCGTGTGGAAATTGTGCGGGTGCGGCGGCGAGTCGATCGTCCACTCCAGGCCGAGCACTCCCCACGGGTTCTTGCCCGCGTCCTCGCCGTACTTGAGCGACCACATGAAGTAGCACAGCGGCATCAGGTATCCGATGCCGAGGATCCCCGCGCCCATCGTCGAGAGCACGTTGAGCACCTGGTACTCGGGTGGATAGTAGTGGTAGCGGCGCGGCATACCGGCGTAACCCGCGATGAACTGCGGGAAGAAGGTGCCGTTGAAGCCGATGAAGATCAGCAGCGCGGCCACCTTGGCCGGGACTTCGGGGAACTTCTTGCCGCTGATCTTCGGCCACCAGTAGTGCAGTCCCGCCATGTACCCCATGATCGCGCCACCGACCATGATGTAGTGGAAGTGCGCCACGACGAAGTAGGTGTCCTGCACGTGCAGGTCGAGGCCGAGAATGGCCAGGAACAGCCCCGTCAGGCCGCCGATCAGGAACAGCCCCATGAAGCCGATCGCGAAGATCATCGGCGACTCGAACGAGACCGAGCCCTTGTACATCGTCGCGGCCCAGTTGAAGACCTTGACGGCCGACGGGATCGCGACGGCAAACGTCAGCACCGAGAACACGGTGGCCGCGTACATCGACTGGGTCGTCGTGAACAGGTGGTGGCCCCAGACGAGGAACCCGATGATCGCAATGGCCAGCGAGCTGGCGGCGATGAAGCCGTAGCCGAAGATCTTCTTGCGCGTGAAGGCGGGGATGACCTCCGAGATCACGCCCATCGCCGGCAGGATCATGATGTAGACCGCCGGGTGGGAGTAGAACCAGAACAGATGCTGGAAGAGCACGGGATCGCCGCCCGCCTTCGGGTCGAAGATGCCGAAACCGCAGCGGTCCAGGATCACCATGAGGATCGTGATCGCGATGACCGGGGTGCCGAGCACCATCACGAGGCTGGTCGCGTACTGGGCCCACACGAACAGGGGCAGGCGGAACCACGTCAGTCCCGGCGCCCTCATCTTGTGGATCGTGACGATGAAGTTGAAGCCGGTCAGGATCGACGAAAAGCCCGTGATGAACAGGCCCGTGGCCGGCAGGATCACGTTGGTCGTCGCGAACGCCGTCGAATACGGCGTGTACAGGGTCCATCCGGTATCCAGGCCGCCGGTCAGCGTCGCGATGATGCCGATCGTGGCGCCGATGATGTAGATGTACCAGCTGAGCAGGTTGATCTTCGGGAACGCCAGGTCCTTGGCTCCCACCATGATCGGGACCAGGAAGTTCCCGAGCGTCGCCGGAATCGACGGGATCAGGAAGAAGAAGATCATGATGATGCCGTGGAGCGTGAACGCCTTGTTGTAGGTGTCCGAGTCCAGCAGGTCACCGGGCGGGGTGAGCAGCTCGAGGCGGATGGCACCGGCCATCATGCCGCCGAGCAGGAACATGAACGTGATCGACACCAGGTACAGCAGCGCGATGCGCTTGTGGTCGATCGTCAGCAGCCAACTGCGCACCGTGTGCCCGGCGTTGATATAGGTGACCCTGTCTTGCGTCGCTTCCATGGCTTCCTCTTCCCTCAGTGGGTGGCAGCCGCTTGCGGCGCAGGTCCGCCGCCGAGAGACTTGATGTACGCGATCAGGGACATGACCTGTTCCTCGCTGAGCTGGCCGGCAAAAGTCGGCATCGCCGGCGGGTAGCCCTTCACGACCTTGGCCATCGGCGTGAGAATCGACTCGCGCAGGTAAGCGTCGTCCGCAATCACCTTTTCGCCCGTCGACAGCTCGACCTCGCTGCCCGGCACGTGCGTCAGCACCGGGCCCACTCCGCCGGGCTGCGGAAGATGGCAGGTCACGCAGGCCTTTTCATGGAACAGCGCATCGCCGATCTGGACGGGAGTCTGCGCTTCGCCGCCGGCAGCTGCAGCCGTGCCACCGCCGGTCGCGGCGGGAGCCGCCGCCGGATTGCCGGTCTCGAGCCAGGACTGGTAGTCGGTCGGGTCCATGACGGTGACTTCGCCGATCATCCGCGAGTGCTCGGTACCGCAGTATTCGGCGCAGAACAGGTGGTAGCTGCCGGTGGTCGTGGCCTGGAACCACATCGTCGAGTAGCGGCCGGGAATCACGTCGGCTTTCACGCGGAAGGCCGGCACGAAGAAGCTGTGGATCACGTCCTCGGAGGCAAGCGTCAGCTTGACCGGCTGGCCGACCGGAACGTGCAGGTTGTTGATCTCGCGCCGGCCGTTCATGTGCTGGACTTTCCACATCCACTGCTTGCCGGTGACGAAAACCTCCATCGCATTGGCAGGCGGGATCGAGAGTTTGAAGTACAGGCTGGTGCCCCACGCGAAGATGAACATGACGATCGCGAACGGGACGGCACTCCAGAAAATCTCCAGAGCCGTGGAGCCGTGGATGTCGGCGCCGACGAGGTTGGTGGGCGTGCGGCGGTAGCGGATCGCCATGTAGACCATCGTCGCGACGACGGCGACGGTCACGAACCCGCACAGCGCGATCATGAAGAAGTAGATCAGATCGACTTCGGCGGCGTTCGTGGACGCCTGCGGCGGAAAGAGCAGCACTTGGAACAGCATTCGGTCAGCTCCTGGTAGAGGACGGGTGCGTCTCGCGCCATCGGCTGATCCCGATGTAGCCGGCAAGCGAAAGCACCGTCGCGACGCCGGCCAGGCGGACGATGGCCAGCGCCTGCGCATCGTACTTGCCCATGGTCGGATCGTAGCGGTAACAGAACAGCATCAGCTGGTCGACGACGTTGCCGATCTTGCCGTCCGCCGCCTCGACGAACGCCAGGCGCAGGTCGCGGGTGGAGTACTCGACTCCGAAGAAATAGCGCGAGACCTGCCCGAGCGGAGTCGCCACGTAGATCGCGGCGGCGTGCGCATATTCGCCCGTCTCCGGGATGTAGCGGTACTGGAAGCCGATCGCGTCGGCGACGGCCTTGATGTTGGCTTCGTCGCCGGTGAGGAAATGAAAGCCGTGGCCGTCGGCCTTGCGCTGGTAGCTCTCGATGTAGCTGGCCTTCTTCTTCTTGGCCAGGTCGGGCGTGTCCTTGGGGTTGATGCTGATCGCGATGACGTCGAACTCGTCGCCTGCCGTGAATGACAGCGGCCGCAGCGCCTTGATCATGCCGTTGAGCACGAGCGTGCACAGCATCGGGCACTCGTAGTAGGCCATCGCCAGCACGGCCGGCTTCTTGCCGGGGCCGAAATAGTCGCTCAGGTGAACGACGTTGCCTTCGTCGTCGTGGAACGTCGCATCCAGCGGAAGCTGGGAGCCGAGCTTCTGGGCGATGCCGACGCCGACGAGCGGGCCCGGCGTCACGCCCGCGCCCTGCGACGTGGCCAGCGAGCCGAGCGGCGCCGGGGCGATCGCGCTGGCAGCCGCCGCCGTCACGAACGAGACGACGACGAGCGCGCAGACGACCGATCTGGCGACCAGGTTCCTCATCCGTGCTCGTGCGCCTCCGCAGCGGCCCCTTCGTGCCCTTCGCCGGAGTTGCCGTGCTGCCAGTCGGGCGCGCCGGAGCCTTCTTTCATCTGGGAGGGCGCCACCGTCGACGGCGTCGTCATCTTGAAAGGAACGGGCCCCTGGCGGGCCGGAAGTCCCTTGGCCAGCAGCAGCTCCTTGGCACGCGCGATCGGGATCTGCGCGATGCCCTTGTCCTTGTCGATCCAGCCGTACTTGCCGAGCTCGCCGTTCTCGTACGCGTGCAGCTTCTCGAGATCGGACTTCGGGTCGAGCTGCAGGCGCGGCTCGGGCGGCTGCTTGGCGGCGTACTCGGCGGCAAGCGGGCTGGCCGGCGGAGACACGGCCTCCTGGTGCGCGGCCAGCATGCGGAACGTGCGATCGGCAGCGAACGTGAAGAACACCGTGAAGAACGCCAGGGCCAGGACCGATATCACCACCGGCCTGGTGGAGACGTCGGTCGCCTCGAAGCGAACGTCCTCGTTGCCGGACGAATGGGGATCGTGCTGTTCGCTCATGCGTGCTCGAGCTCCGTGGCGATGATCGGATCATGCAGCGCGACGATCGGATGGGACGACAGCGTCCCGATGTAGCGCCACATCCAGATGCCGCCGATTCCCAGCACCGACGTCAGGTGCAGCGGGCTGATCCAGAACGCGTCGGGCGAGAACGACGGCGTGAGCCACCAGTAGACGTCGACCCAGCGCATCACGCACAAGAGCGCCGCCACCGCAGCCAGCCGCCGCGGCGCCTGCTTGCGCGACTCCGACAGCAGCATTCCGAACGGGACGACGAAGTGCAGCGTGAACAGCGTGTATGTGAGGTACTGCCAGCCGTTCTGGTTGCGCACGACGTACCAGCCGATTTCCTCGGGAAGGTTCGCGCCCCACATGATGATCCACTGGGAAAGCTGGAAGTAACCCCAGAGCATCACGAAGGCGAGCAGCAGCTTGCCGACGTCGTGGAAGCGGCCGGAGGAGAGCACGTCGGAGACGGGCTTGTGATCGGCCATGAGGGCCGAGACCTGGATGGCCAGCGTCATCGCCGTCAGGATCTGCGCGGCCGTGAACATCAGCGGAAAGATGTGCGAGAACCATGCAGGCTCGATCGACATCGCCCAGTCCACCGAAGCCAGCGACATCGACAGGCCCCACACGACGATACCCGCGTGGCTGAACACGCTCTTGCGCCCCGCCAGCGTCTTGTCGAAGCCGCCGAGATCCTCCTGGCGCGACCACGCGACCAGGCGCGTGGCCAGCGTCGACCAGATCGTGAAGTAGATGACCGCGCGCACCACGAACATCGTCGGGTTGAGATAGCCCGACTTGAACTGGAGCACCGCGCTGTGGGCGACCATGTCCGGGTTGGCCCACGGGTAGATCCAGTGCATGCCGAGCGCGACCGGGATGAAGAAGACGGCCATCAGCGGCACGTTGCTCGCCCCGGCTTCGAGCGGCCGGCGGATCGCCGCACCCCAGCGCCCACCGGTCACGTACTGCATCATCAGCAGCGCGTTGGACCCGAGCGCCATCGCGAGCCAGTAGATGAACGCGATCAGGTAGGCGCGGAAGAACTGCTGCGGCTCGATCATCGCACCGACAAGGCAGGCGGCCAGCGCGATGGCGCCGATGCCGAGGGCCGGCGTCTGCAGTCTGCGGAGCACGTTGCCGGCCGAGAGCTCCAGCTCGGCGGCCGTGTACTTTGCGTCACTCACCGTGAGTCTCTCCTTCCGGAGTTGCGGGCCTGGCGGCAGGCGCGGGGGCCGACGCTTCGACGTAGCCGCGGTCGACCTTCAGCTTGTCCTCCGGCGTCAGGTCGGAAGCGCTGGCGTGGTGGCTGAGCTGCAGGGCCTTGATGTAGGCGGCGATGGCCCAGCGGTCTTCGGCCTTCACCTGGAGCGCGTAGGACGGCATCGTCGCAAAACCGTTGGTCATCACGCTGACGAAGTAGCCCGGAGGCATCGAGCGAAGCCTGTCGTCGTGGAACGACGGCGGATGCTTGAAGCCGCGCTGGGCGACCATCCCGTTGCCGTCGCCGACCCGCGAGTGGCACGGCGTGCAGTAGATGTTGAAGCGCTCCTGGCCGCGGTCGAGCACACCCTTGGTCACCGGGAACGGGAACGTTTCGCTCAGCGCGTCGCCGTCGTGACCGGTGTACAGCAGCTTGTCTTCCTTCAACTGGCCGCGTGCGATCGTGCCCTGGATGAGCTGGCGCGAGGCGCGGTGATCCTTGAAGAAGTCACTGTACTCCAGCGGCTCGTACTTCGGTGCGTCGTGCATGTCCTGGCGGCATGCCGAGGCGGAGAGCGCCAGCAAGAGTGCCGCGGCAAGGCGAGGCGCGACGCGGCCGGCGCCGGACCGGCGTTTCAAAAAGGCGTGGCTCACGATGCGACCTCCGCCACCTCGTGCGGCCCGAGGCCGGAAAGGAAGCTCTTCACCGTCGCCATGTCGAACTTGGGGTCCGTGGCCTCGATGCAGACGAAAAAGCGGTCGGTGGACGCGCGAGCGAAGCCCGGCACGTTCCAGACCGGATGGTACAGCAGCGGCAGCCCGTTGATGCCGAGCATGCCGAAGACGGCCGCAAGGGAGGCCAGCAGTACGGTCGTCTCGAAGACCGGCGGCAGGAAGGCCGGCCAACTGAACAGCGGACGCCCGCCGATGTTCAGCGCGTACGCATCCATGCTCACCCACGTCGCCAGCCCGAGGCCCCCGAAAAAGCCCGCGATGCCGCCGATCAGCACGATCAGCGACATGGGGTTCTTCTTCAGGCCCATCGCCGGGCCTGCCTCGTGGATGGGAAACGGGCTGTAGCCGTCGAACTTCGTGTAGCCGGCAGCCTTCACCTTGCGCAGCGCCGCGACGAATTCGTCGGGCGTCACGAACTCGGCCATCACGCCGTACGGCCCTTGTTTCTCAGCGTGCATCAGTGGTGTCCCCCGTGCTTGAGCTCGGCTTCGGGAACCATCGTCCTCATCTCGAAGATCGAGATCATCGGCAGGAAGCGGATGAACAGGAACAGCAGCGTCGTGAACAGCCCGAGCGTTCCGACGAACGTCATGATGTCCCAGATCGTCGGGTAGTACATGCCCCACGACGACGGCATGAAGTCCTGCTGGAGGCTCGTGACGACGATGACGAAGCGCTCCAGCCACATGCCGACGTTGACGAACATCGCGACGATGAACAGTGCGATCGCGCTCGAGCGCACTCGGTGGAGCCACAGCGGCTGGATCGCGATCACGTTGCACAGGATCAGCATCGAGTACGCCCAGCGGGACGGCCCCGTCATGCGGTTGACCATCATGAAGGACTCGAACTGGTTGGCGCTGTACCACGACATGAAGGCTTCGGTCGCGTAGCCGTAGCCGACGAAAAGGCCCGTCGCGAGCATCACGCGTCCCATGTAGTCGAGGTGGGTGTCGGTGATGAAATCCTTCATGTTGTAGGCGACGCGCAGCGGGATCGCGATGGTCAGCACCATGGCGAACCCGGCGTACACGGCGCCGGCCACGAAGTACGGCGGGAAGATCGTCGCGTGCCAGCCGGGGATGATCGAGATCGCGAAGTCGAAGGACACGACGCTGTGCACCGAGACGACGAGCGGCGTCGAAAGGCCCGCCAGCAGCAGGTAGGCGGTCTCGTAGCGGTCCCAGTGCAGCGTCGATCCTCGCCAGCCGAGCGCAAGCGCGCCGTAGATCTTCTGCTGGGCCTTGCTCCTTGCGCGGTCGCGCAACGATGCGAAGTCGGGGATCAGGCCGACGAACCAGAACAACGCGGAGACCGTCGCGTAGGTAGAAACCGCGAACACGTCCCAGATCAGCGGGCTGCGGAAGTTCGGCCAGATCTCCATCGAGTTCGGGAACGGGAACAGCCAGAACGCGAGCCACGGCCTTCCGGTGTGGATGACCGGGAACAGGCCGGCGCAGGCCACCGCGAACAACGTCATCGCTTCGGCGAAGCGGTTGATCGACGTGCGCCAGTCCTGGTTCAGCAGCAGCAGGATCGCCGAAATCAGCGTGCCCGCGTGGCCGATGCCGATCCACCAGACGAAGTTGATGATCGCGAAGGCCCAGCCGACGGGGTTGTTGACGCCCCAGATGCCGGTGCCGGTCATGACCAGCCAGGTGACTGCCATCAGCAGGACGTTCAGCAGCAGGAACCCGATGCCGAAACCGACCCACCATCCCTTGGGATGCTTCTGGTCGCTGACGACCTCGCCGATGCGCGCAGTGACACTCTCGAACGAGTGTCCCGGCGCGATCATCGGGACGTCGTAAGGAGCCAGGTACGCCTGGATTTTCTCGTTGTTGGAAGATGACATCAGGCGTGTCCACCTTCGTGCGCGCGGGTCGGGGGCGCCAGGGCGACGATTTCCGGATTCGGGTTGGAGACGTCGGCAAGGTACGTCGTGCGCGGCTTGGTACCGAGCTCGGCCAGGATCGCGTAGTTGCGCGGCCCGGCCTTGTTCTTCGAAACGCGCGACGCCTTGTCGTTGATGTCGCCGAACACGATCGCGTCGGCCGGACACACCTGCTGGCACGCCGTCACGATCTCGCCGTCCCTCAGCGCGCGGCTCTCGCGGCGCGCGTGATTGCGGGTCAGGTTGATGCGCTGCACGCAGTACGTGCACTTCTCCATGACGCCTCGGCTGCGCACCGTCACGTCGGGGTTGCGCTGCATCTTCAGCGTCTCGGTGTTCCAGTCGGTGTAGAGCAGGAAGTTGAAGCGGCGAACCTTGTACGGGCAGTTGTTCAGGCAGTAGCGGGTCCCGACGCAGCGGTTGTACACCATGTCGTTGAGACCTTCGGTGCTGTGGCTGGTGGCAGCTACCGGGCAGACCACTTCGCACGGCGCCTTCTCGCACTGCATGCACGGCACCGGCTGGTTGCGAAGCTGCGGGTTGTCGAGGCTGCCTTCGTAGTAACGGTCGACGCGGATCCAGTGCATCTCGCGGCCGCGGTCGCACTGGGCCTTTCCGACCACCGAGATGTTGTTCTCGGCCTGGCAGGCGATCGTGCACGCGTTGCAGCCGATGCACGCCGCAAGGTCGATCGTCATGCCCCAGGCATAGCCGTCGTACTTCCAGTCGTCGTACATCGACGTGGTTTCGTGCTCGGGGAAGTCGCCCTTGGGGTCCTTGCGGAACGACTCGATGTCCATCGACCGGTACAGGTCGCGGCCTTCCATGCTGTGGTGGGTCTGCGTCGTCACCAGGTTGAGGAAGACGCCGGTGCGCTGGATCGATACGCCCGAGGCAGCCCAGAGGTTCTTCGAGGTACGCAGCTTGTAGACGTCGAAGCCGACGGCCGTGCCGACGTGGCCGGCAAGCTCGCGGCCGTAGCCGAGCTGCACCGATACCGTGTTCGGCGGCATGCCGGGCAGGATCCACACCGGGCCTTCGACGCTGTTCTCGCCGAGCTTTACGCTGACGATGTCGCCGTTGTTGCAGTGCGCCCTCTCGGCCAGCGACGGTGCCAACAGCACCGCGTTGTCCCAGACCAGGCGCGTCCACGGCCGCGGCAGCTCCATCAGCCAGCCGTTGTTCGCGAAACGCCCGTCGTAGGCGCTCGGATCCTGGCGGAAAACGATTTCGAAGCTGTCGTTGCCGCCGGCGATCACTGCCGGAAGCTGCCCGAGGTACGTCGTGAGGTCGGAGCGCGGCGACATGCCGAGGTCGGCCTTGTGCGTGGCCGGAACGAAGCCGTCGTGCACGGCGCGGTTCCAGAACGTGTCGAAGTCGCCGCCGCTCGTCGTCTGCTTCCAGTAGTCGCGAACGCGGTCGTAGTCGGTCTTGCCGGCCTCGCCCGCCATCAGGCCGGCGATCTCCAGCGCCGTGCGGCCTGCGTACAGCGGCTCGATCAGCGGCTGGACGATCGAAACGGTTCCGTCCCAGGTGCGCACGTCTCCCCAGCTCTCGAGGTAGTGCGCCTGCGGCACGTGCCACAGCGAGTAACGCGACGTTTCGTTGAGGTGGCTGGCCAGGTGCGTCGTGAACGCGACCTTGCCGAGCGCGCCGCGGAAATCGAGATCCGCCGGCGCGTCGTAGACGGGGTTGCCGCCGAGCATCACCAGCGCATCGACCTTGCCCGCTTTCATGTCGGCGACCAGCGTCACGATGCCGTCGTCGGCTGTCGGCACCTGCACTTCGTTCGACTCGGTGTAAAGAACGGTACGGCCGGCGTTGCCGAGCCGCGAGTTGATCGCGTGGCACAGCGCGTGGACGGTCGCATCCTGGCTCGGTCCGGCCAGCACGAGGCCGGTGCCCTTGCGCGCAGCCAGGTCCTTGGCAGCAGCCTTGACCCATGCGACAGCGTGGTCGTCGAGGCCCTTGGGCGCGTTGACGTCCATGCCGATCTCGGAAGCGAGCAGGCGGATGGCAGCGGCTACGTGGCTCGGGCGAAGCGGCAGGCGATGGTCGGCCTTTCCGCCGGTCACCGACGGAGAGCTTTCGACCACGTACAGGCGGTTCATCTTCAGCGACTTGTCGTCGACCTTGCGGCGCGACAGGAAGTCCTTCGTGTAGCGGATCTGCCCGGCGCCGTCGTAAAGGAAGTCCGCCTCGAACGAGACGATGACGTCGGCAACCTTGAAGTCGTAGCGAGGGTCGACGACGCGGTCGAAAGCGAGCAGCGCGCCCTCGCGCTCGTTC
Encoded here:
- the nrfD gene encoding NrfD/PsrC family molybdoenzyme membrane anchor subunit; the encoded protein is MSSSNNEKIQAYLAPYDVPMIAPGHSFESVTARIGEVVSDQKHPKGWWVGFGIGFLLLNVLLMAVTWLVMTGTGIWGVNNPVGWAFAIINFVWWIGIGHAGTLISAILLLLNQDWRTSINRFAEAMTLFAVACAGLFPVIHTGRPWLAFWLFPFPNSMEIWPNFRSPLIWDVFAVSTYATVSALFWFVGLIPDFASLRDRARSKAQQKIYGALALGWRGSTLHWDRYETAYLLLAGLSTPLVVSVHSVVSFDFAISIIPGWHATIFPPYFVAGAVYAGFAMVLTIAIPLRVAYNMKDFITDTHLDYMGRVMLATGLFVGYGYATEAFMSWYSANQFESFMMVNRMTGPSRWAYSMLILCNVIAIQPLWLHRVRSSAIALFIVAMFVNVGMWLERFVIVVTSLQQDFMPSSWGMYYPTIWDIMTFVGTLGLFTTLLFLFIRFLPMISIFEMRTMVPEAELKHGGHH
- a CDS encoding TAT-variant-translocated molybdopterin oxidoreductase translates to MGFDPTSPEYDLSELREKLASRNGRTFWRSLDELADTEEFRSFVSSEFPAAVDSLTTSLDRRQFLKLMGASLALSGLGACTRQPIEKILPYVKQPEEIVPGQPLYFASAYPLGRSAFPVLVESHMGRPTKIEGNPEHPASGGSTTAFTQASVLDLYDPDRSPALNRAGQALPFENFTKELADVLEKQKPKQGSGLRLLTEPSISPTFAATVKKILAAYPQARWHQWEPIGRENEREGALLAFDRVVDPRYDFKVADVIVSFEADFLYDGAGQIRYTKDFLSRRKVDDKSLKMNRLYVVESSPSVTGGKADHRLPLRPSHVAAAIRLLASEIGMDVNAPKGLDDHAVAWVKAAAKDLAARKGTGLVLAGPSQDATVHALCHAINSRLGNAGRTVLYTESNEVQVPTADDGIVTLVADMKAGKVDALVMLGGNPVYDAPADLDFRGALGKVAFTTHLASHLNETSRYSLWHVPQAHYLESWGDVRTWDGTVSIVQPLIEPLYAGRTALEIAGLMAGEAGKTDYDRVRDYWKQTTSGGDFDTFWNRAVHDGFVPATHKADLGMSPRSDLTTYLGQLPAVIAGGNDSFEIVFRQDPSAYDGRFANNGWLMELPRPWTRLVWDNAVLLAPSLAERAHCNNGDIVSVKLGENSVEGPVWILPGMPPNTVSVQLGYGRELAGHVGTAVGFDVYKLRTSKNLWAASGVSIQRTGVFLNLVTTQTHHSMEGRDLYRSMDIESFRKDPKGDFPEHETTSMYDDWKYDGYAWGMTIDLAACIGCNACTIACQAENNISVVGKAQCDRGREMHWIRVDRYYEGSLDNPQLRNQPVPCMQCEKAPCEVVCPVAATSHSTEGLNDMVYNRCVGTRYCLNNCPYKVRRFNFLLYTDWNTETLKMQRNPDVTVRSRGVMEKCTYCVQRINLTRNHARRESRALRDGEIVTACQQVCPADAIVFGDINDKASRVSKNKAGPRNYAILAELGTKPRTTYLADVSNPNPEIVALAPPTRAHEGGHA